From Malaya genurostris strain Urasoe2022 chromosome 2, Malgen_1.1, whole genome shotgun sequence:
ATTACGATAATTATTTGTGTTAATCTTGTCgtttttatttgagaaaacaaactggtccagggtagtttcatcaaacacttttcacgaaactacgTTGGGCTCGCAACAGGGGTTGAAGCAAACCTGACATAAAAACCAGGTttgaaactaatgtcgttttcgcttgatgccaaacctaacccagtttccactctaactgctgtcaaaccgtttgtttgaagctagtttcgaacctagttttaacgttgttgaactgaaaatcgagtcagtttcgaacctggttgttatatcaggtttgctcaaacccccgttgctaagtgctaaatcaacacagtttcgtgaaaagtgtttgtttgatgaaactaccctgggtcagtgtcagtgttctcaagcgaaaacgacataactaaATTTTCAGCTCAACAGCGTTGAaggtagcttcaaacaaacggtttgacagtagTTAGAGTGGTAACTGGGTTAGATTTggctggcatcaagcgaaaacgacattaatattACTCGTCTATTTGCTTGACAAAACAACGGCCGATAAACTGGCAGCTCTGCTTTGTGGCTCGTGATCGTCCTTCATGTCATTTCTCGTACACCTCACGAACGTCGTATACGCCGTCAGGGAGGTTGAAAAGTTACATAAAAATAGCTCAATAAACAATCGCTCCATGCAGCGATTTTTTCCGAACTCCTCACCTGTGCGAGATGGAATCCAGTGGCAACAACTATAACATCCGTTTTTCACACTGATTTGCGTGTAACACTTAACATTCCTAAATTCAATAATGGCGTAGAAAAAAGAACAATCTTTTTCTTTCGAAAAACCTTCCACTACGTTTTTCACTTTGAATACGCAGCATACAAAACACTTCTCGTCTACTCACTTGCTCTTTCGTTACTGTCTTATTTCTACTTTGCGAGAATTTTCCCGAAGGATGTCAAATCATTACAAACCACTGCTAAATAAATTTACATGTATGCTTGAAATGTCAGAATGACACATCTTATCATATTCATACGAGTTTCAACCCACTGggcattttgtttttctttctgcTGCTGGCTGAGTGTGCCAGTCTAAAAAATTAGCTTTTCAATATCGTCGTCGTTGACAAAAGTGAACGATTTTCTACGAGTGGCTTATAATATTTGAAGTTACGATGACTTCCCCGGCTTCCCAAACCGGCGGTGCAACGCCCATGACCATCACGGGCCGAATGGTCCGTGAACGGGAGCGTTTGCTCAATATGACCCCGGAGGAGCGTATGTGGCGTGCTCAGTGGCTGAAGGATCAACAATTGTCCCCTAACGAACCTCGTTTCGTTCCGGAATATTGGAGAGAGCGTATAAATCCAATTCGACGATTTTATCGTGCACCTCTTGATCTAGTGCAGAAAGGCTTGACTCCGGTTATAGTAAGTTTACAGAAGAATGCAGAATTTGCATTCCATGATTATGTAATTGTgtttctatacaattttttagGGCCATAATTGGGCTTTTGCGATTCGTTTCTGGACCGGTAAAATTGCATTGGCAGCATGTTCTATTTACGCAGGATATTACTATTTCAAATACAATCAAAACGTAAGTGACTGATAATTCTTcattgtttgaaaaatgacaaTGATTATTTTTAGGACTGGACTCGAAAAGGTGGTTGGCGTGTGATTAGCTCCCGAAACGCAGTATTTCCGGGCGATGAGGGTTTCCCCAATTATCCACAACGTTCCAGTCATAGCGATTATGCTGCTCGTGGCTTCAAAGAATCACCGATATAAATAAAGAGTTTTCTTTTAGTACATTTGTGGGAAATAAATAATTGCACATATTTATTGTTCTGGTTTGATTTTCTGTATAATTTGAGTCATATTAACATTCCCGTCTCGAAGTAAATATTTTACGTAGATCTCGCCTGACTCTAATCGAATTTAGAACACCAAGATTAAATGGTTCAAAGCAATTCTCCGGAGCTAAATTGACCGAATCGAAGATTCCTAGattatttttcgattttgcaTGTATAACTAGCATCAGGGGGTGTACGTTATTTGACTGAAATTTGTTTGGcatgaaataaaatttatgcCGTCGGAACCGTAAAGCAGCTTGAGTGACCCAATCACTAATCGGAAGCGATGGCCTCTGGTACCGATTGCACGCATACCAATATGATTTAAATGTTACAAGAGACGAGAAaaaatctcgtcgagctgagtcgaatggtgtattacAGTATGGGTCggtgaggctccgttcgaaagttgaAATTCCCAGAAATTCTATTACTTTTCTATAGGGAAAGGTAAAACCTTTTCTTGGCATTCAAACATTGCATTCtcattgaaacatatttttgcattttctatagaaaggtagtaacattgctggaaaacccaacTTTCGAACGAAACCTCGGAGACCCaaagcgacgacacgaccaggcacttcgaagaaaaatcgcaatgaaaagtgttcgtgagcgatttaccgccagttaccaaaaatatagcgaccccttgatgacgatcaaaataatcttcttgagcaacactgtttaagttgctacgaactagttaccaagaagccccataataaataaacaaaccagtcgagaatgttttgaaatagttttttaatttaatttttgtgcCATCAACGTAAAATTAAAAGAACTCAGAAGCTAAGATTGTGAAAGTTGCACGAGACACCGCGAGCTATCGGCCGGGGACTGGTACCCctgaaaaatttaattattaaataCGACAAAGTTAGACGATTTCACAATACGCTAGGTACGATGAatgaattaataataattaaaaataattaatatATAATTTATCATGAATTAGAGAATTATCCTGCACCAGAGCCCACGTTCAATAGTTGATCATGAACGAATTTTAATATTAAATGATACATTCATCTATCAAGTGAAGGTTACAACGTTCTTTTTGTATTCGCGCCGACCGGAACAATATCCAAATCTGACACTAAATGTAGTGCTACGATAGACAGGCTTCATTCTATATAATCATCAAGTTACGGCCTATATTCTGCTTGAGAACcaattataaaattatttaaagtaAATTAAACATGAATTCTATTTATAAGTGTATTCGCATCTGCATATGAAGTGCAATTGCATTTCGTAGAATAGTACTGATATACCGGATTGACTCAGCTTTGTCATTCATATTTCGGTACTAAATCATCAGATTGATAATAAGATTTATTATGACGGATTCAATGACTCTTGCAGTTTGCCAACATtttaaaactcatttatttggtTTGCTAACATTTTAAAACTCACGTCACAGATctgatctgaagactgattactttgaattatttaacAAGTATCAACGGATATTGAAATGTTATGTGAAACCGACAACTTTGCCGCGAAATAAGGATCTTCCACCTGTGGCAGCTTATTAtgtttacattcctcaagtcttcaatatgcagtaaccatggttttggtaactgttattcaaaatcaacaattcatcaacttgtgttgccagtttgaatagtttttcaggagatttcattttgacattactagttactgaggggtagttcaatttgcgatacagttttgataaccgagtggcaggtcgtgtcgtcgcccaAAGTATACactaatgtctgtgtgtgcacctttcaatgttttttttttaattttttataacCTATCATTTATATCAACTGCCtagtttttaaattcaaagcacaGTAACTTCTtttcaaactgattttgcaagttaaatttactatgacaatgtttggcAAGAAAttgacaagtaaaatatttattatttttatcaaaatatttatttatatttatttaattgaaaatatatcaAATATTTTTGCTCATATTTGCTACTCATATGGTCAAACTGAAGACGATCAGTATTACGCAAGCTTTCAAtgcagaattctgtaaatagtCATacgattcatacggtaaatctgaatagtcgccgagtacggtagaaatcgttttgtccatatgttaaaattattttccaatATCCGAACTTCTGTcaatactgattgtcgtgaaaactaactgtcaaacagttaataaaattttcagtgtgtCTTTTTATTGATCAAACGAACCCAATCTTGAAGCCTTTTTCGAAtaaattgaggtacaggtgaaaaagtttttgaaacatTAGAACTACTCAAAGCTTctcgtttacttataggcagaaaataatttcatatgaCTTGTTCACTTGCTAGCTACACATATCGTTCGAGGGAAATTTCTGGTAGACTCGACGGATTGTACAGTGTTCTGGAAGGCGGAATTTCGGCCAATCGGGACATTTGGTTTCTAAaacactttttgtcgtgaatacgacttactttactatggggcgccttttcaaaatttaccctctgggagtgtgataagtttttgatcgagaatatctcttgttatacttaacgcaacaccataattttttctccatgctatcagaaatataatcaggaatttgtgaataAGTTTTCAACAatgtaaaataatcaaaaatgattcaaaaactatgttttctcaaacttttggaaacaatgaggaaaactcaccACGTATGCTTGCCattttcgcaccaggacgacggttttgaggtagtcagccacatatcagttccgatgttctactggccgagtgtaatagGATTTGACCGAGGATTGTTATTTTTTCTAGTAAGTAAGACGGAACTGAATATTGTGCTGAGTTCTTCCACCAACATTAGTAACAATGGGGTGGTAAACCTAGATtgtggtccacctgaattctgaagttgatttttagttccaaatttagtttcatacttctatttcaaaatttagttctagattacaggttcagaattttaactatgaatcctatttctggattttgaaattggtttcaaatttagttccttattcagggGTTCGAAtcattccagagatatgatttaggattttaTCATACAGAATTAATAAacgaaattcaggatatgaattttagattctgattctaaatattaggtctgaacaccgaacctttattcaaaaaatgaattcaaaaccagagtttaattcctaatctaagtttcagaatttatttaatcaattcagtttcagcattcatttccagaattcagaaactACATGTTGGAACAGTGAATTGTGAACAagatttctggaactagatgctggaactgaatttagttcctttattaagacttggaattcaagtttagaatttagttctataacgcaagtcagaaaattctaaaaataacttcagttccttacttctagaGCTAGatttatgacctgagtttttgatctagattccgtTGTAtatattagttcttgaattttaacagttctaaacattggacaaattacgcaaagcggttttttagaaccactaaagtatttccaaaataatttgaagaagtttatttctactgagtatctaaatctacaaaactgtatttattccgtgttatttaattgtatggttgaatatgtttgccgtcaattagtTGTACTGTAGTAGagatgcatcgttaaaattctgggagcgaagcaatgaaagttgcaaaatatacacaatctaatacgaatgattatctttatccggaattgagaaagaaacatgtctgttttattcgtattcatgtcctccagttatgtctgtgacattacccacccgccttttatttTTTCGTGGATGTACAGTGTAATAAAACCACAACAACGACTGATTCGAATTTCCTTCATTCGTGTCTGTGAAAAAGATCCAAATCCGAAAAACCTAAtcgtaaattgaaaatttatgcTGTTTTTTGAATTccgaaaatccattcaaatCCTCAATTTGAaccaaaagaaaacaaacaaacaaaattaccGAACCGTTCACAAGATCCATTTGACTTGTATTTTGCATTAGTTGTTTGACAAttaagcaattaccgaacgattggCAACCAATTCGATTACTGATCTGATTACCgaacagctgttgaaaattcggtagatAATTactgaattctgcgaaattttctaagtataTACTCCAGCCCTAGGGTTGGTTGGCCGATTATTTAGCCGCATTTGATTGTTCACATCTTTTTCCCCTGATTTTTCGTTCAAAATGATAAAAGTTACATACACACTTAATTTTCTTTACCGAACTCAGTAATAATTTTACCGACTTTTACTCAGCTGAACGTACCACAATCAGTTCAGTAATTTATTTATTGACGAACGTTCCGTAATACTGAAGTTTATTCGAGCTGTCATTTTTCACTATACTGATCAGTAATTTTTGATGAGGGCTCGGTAATATTATACTGTTTAGTCAGCACGGGAAGATAACCGAACGTATTCTCATAAACAACCAATTAGTTCAGTTATTCGTACAGTTCAGTACAGTATGAAATCAATATCGAATATTTACTTTAATGTTTGAAATTTCGGTTTTTCATTTGATAAGTTGAAAAATCTCAGTTTACTCCTTCATCGTCCTCTGTCTGTTGGCTCCTGACTTTATCGACCTGTTACAAATGAGAAGAGCATTGACCTGTAACTGGTACTTTGCTAACTGAAAATGAATGAAGACAAATAGAATTGCCCGCAGAATTGCCTTAATCGCGAGAACCAGCCAATATCACGAAAAATCACACAACacagtaaattcgaacatcgaacgtatcgtgcacgaaagcttttgattgcatttggaacaaaatttaAGTTTACATTGTGTATCGCTAGaagaaaagactgattataatcTATAGATACCAAAGCAAAAATCACAATGATGAAGACGGGTATAGCTTCTCTTTTCTTCTTtgcctaacagctatagtcctggagTGTCCTCTGCTGTAtttagcatacgtctccacataacttggTCCATGggtgctcgtcgccagccactgaAGGCACGAATAGTTCATAGGTCACCCTTCACTTGGTCGATCCACGTTTTGTAGATgcccaatttcgtgcggtggcgtacttttctcgaccgaagggtttttctgaagggttcgaagagcgaggatcaacacaagtggcacgattttccgaAAGCTTTTAGATTTTCCGAaagcgcactcatgatgcgtgcacactttatacaacagtggtgtatgtaTGTGAAAGAGATGaattctcgttgaagttgtcagtgcgaggggagaaattttgcttgctcttcgtcacacagaggagaggAGATTGACATCTCTGGTATCgagaagatatttttttgtttgtcttcaATAATGTTTCGTAATTCCCAGTGGATTTTGTCGACCTGCATCGGTTCGATCATCGCTCCGCATATCGGACCGCTTGAGTACACTCTGAGAAATGAGGCATGTTTAAAATAGTGAAACTGTTAGTAGATTTTTTAATGTGATTTAAGATGAAttctaaccatatatttagctaATTGTTCTTAACAATTTTttccttcaacatcaacaatgttctttgtttgatttgaaaaaaaaaatttgtgtagtcaaatgaaaaaatatatttttggcTGAttctattgttgaaataaactaactatttattacatgtcaaccaaagttgagttgatgttatcggcaatgtctatgttgattcaattctgctatacctttatatcaagaaaaaaattggttcaatttaTTCATGATCTTTTTTTGTGTTTAGATACAACAAAGACCGATATTTAAATGTACCATATTAAGTTTATGTCTTATAAACCAGAGAGCTATTTTTTTCCGCGTGAATAAACAGCGTTTTTTTCGCCCTAGGATAGAGTTTGTGCGCGTTTTGAAAGTAAAATATATATGCTtttggttttgaacaattatacGCTTGGattgagttatttattatttgattGCAGAAATCTTGACCGGACTGATAAAGCACCAAAACATTGAATACTAATTAAAATATCTGGGCTTCATTGTagtttgtaaataatttttatgaatttgaaaacgagcataaatcgaaataaagtgatatcaaaaatttccttgcaaattatttcaaaaaaatcatttatcttaaaaacaaacaaaaatgtgtgaTTATAACGTTAATTGAAATAGCttaattaaaattcatttatttcaactgaatagtTTGTAAATTAAAAGCGCTAAAAATAATTAACTTAAACTAGAGTTCGTtcgttttaaacaaatttttccaattgaatttactgtgaaattgtttgacaagaaattgacaggaacgcgcaaGTAAAATCTATGTCATTTTTATCAatatattgattgaaacaaactaatccactatTTCATTAatcatcatgttttgtagttttaagTAGCAATATTTGCAATATCAACCCAGATTttgttttgtcactatttcaataaaattattCGCTGTGAaaaacccaaatttggttatttctgcaatatttttctctgcgtgtacgatATCGGTCCGATCGTAGCGCTCCAATTGGCCGTCATCGGACGATTCTGCaccatttttatcaaccgcggCAACCTGAAAAGGCTTTACGCTCACATTATGTATCGCAAGCGCAAAAGAGTGAAGAGATACCAAACAAGCATTATCAAGCCCGATGTCTCCTAAAGTCATTCGCTTCTTGGGGTCAGAAAAATTCAGGCCCTATGCCCAATCGAATCCCGTTTCTTAAGTATCTGGCACCGTTCGTGCTCCTTGCTTTGGATACCTTCACTTTTTCGTTGTAGCGAAACACAATGCAAGCTTTAATTCAGCTCGAAACGGAACCAAAAGCGTTCGATGTTCCGATTTACTGGGATTATGAGAGTTCCACATTTGATCAAACTCTCATcaacccagtaaatccgaacatcggacgcatcgtgcaagaaagcttttgattgcgcttcgagcttgcatagtgtatcggtagaacaaaagagtgaagatataccaaagcagagagcggatgtctgattacccaggtgatgagatatatcggggttggatttccaacctcgaacatagggtcagagtttttctggccctaagaggcgaatgacctaaaggttaaagcctctatgatcgaaaccaaagaatgtttaacactctttcacaccctatcgggaagatgtcggctcgaaaatgccttgtttgatattccttcgctctgtttctctagcgatgcataatgtaaacataaagcttttttttatgtcgacgcggttgatgcaaatggtgcagaattgtccgatgacgggccgattgaagcgctacgatcggccctatatcgtgctcaatcggtccgataatcggaccgatgatcggacttatgcgggtctacaaatttcactgggaaaTAATATCGGCGGGCAAGTTGAAActtcccacttagaaaaaaacgttcaacggtggtccttcattggtccaatacgttggatcattggtccaatgaaagtccaatcaatcgttcaacgggaggccaacacgggtccttcgtttgccgattttgaaacagaccgttgaaccgaatgccatttttttcgttcaacaaacccggcagacagaggtccattgttgagccatttttaacatgaggagttggagccccgttggactagttttactgcagaatttctgaagttttctccactcatttgtttaaactaacaatacatacctgcacaatacttctacttcacgtagaataacaacaaattttctttgtatgtaaaggtaaaacttaattttcacactatttttgcaagagaaaaaacaacaacaaaccgttccagcaaattgaacgaatatttcgtgcaatatatcgttcaacaagcgatcaaaaatcaacaaaattgaacggcctgctgagagggttccctctcagcaggccgttcaattttgttgatttttgatcgcttgttgaacgatatattgcacgaaatattcgttcaatttgctggaacggtttgttgttgttttttctcttgcaaaaatagtgtgaaaattaagttttacctttacatacaaagaaaatttgttgttattctacgtgaagtagaagtattgtgcaggtatgtattgttagtttaaacaaatgagtggagaaaacttcagaaattctgcagtaaaactagtccaacggggctccaactcctcatgttaaaaatggctcaacaatggacctctgtctgccgggtttgttgaacgaaaaaaatggcattcggttcaacggtctgtttcaaaatcggcaaacgaaggacccgtgttggcctcccgttgaacgattgattggactttcattggaccaatgatccaacgtattggaccaatgaaggaccaccgttgaacgtttttttctaagtgggtttcATAATGGCGTCAAATTATATGCTGCCCACTAAATCGGAAAGCGgcccttagagcaaattcagcagctgcaagattcatatgggtggtctataatgtaaatgaaactgaaacaaacgtatctccagcaatccgttttagttttatttattcgaccagttctactgtcaaatttaaaactggtatacattgccgttctattttttctatatttgaaacacagataaaacgctgctggggctgccagtttattttgctataatttctagatttaaattttaaaactgacataaattatgcatttaGAACTAGaaaactcctgaatatgccaTTACACGAGAAATATTAATGTCATTTATAATGATTACTAAGTGATGACATTCCcaatttgtttggaaaattcATCATTACTGCTCCTACAGGTTCATTGAAAATCACATTACTttgaagcagagatgccatttatacagatttatctgtattatacagatttttgcatgcttatacagatttaatacagagcacagattttatacagatttcctcaattaaatacagatttgtacagatctcacaaatagtaagaaagaaaaaagagTATTTGATTCCTgtgacgagataaaagtctatcaatcaacggacaaatcacaaattaatatgtaaatctgttgtgaaatccatttattttataatttgagaccaatttgaactgatattcaaggaaatgatggcatcatgaaactttactgtcaaactgagagttgtatgacgttgcatattgagtgttaaaattccatgtcaaattatgaagtcaacaatttAAAACTAGATgaatatatggaattacaattcaactGTTGTgggtaaaacatttaaaaaaaactatgaaaatctacgcctacaaccacaatctattggaataacatcttttagcatcattttgttgtaagaatttcattttattagtgaatacagattaatacagattttttgtactaagcaatacagattttctatggaaatatctggcatctttgCTTtgaagtaatgacacttctaatGACCGTGTAAGGGCCACTGAACCATAActgcaaactgtttttttttttcaaatatctgtatttggcggaaaatttagtgaggaaactgattttgcgaggaaaaaaACAAAGGTCGCTCAACCTGTTTTACTTCTATGGAACCaaacacaaaactgaaaatcggtatttatcataaatcgatatagttggcagcgctgcgcTGAACATCGGACGCAGATCTCAGTGAGATCATCTCACCCTATCGGGAAGACGTCGGCTTGATAATGCCTTGTTTAGTATCTCTTCGCTCTTTTGCTCTAACGATACATAATGAAAGCATAACACATTTTCAGGTTGACGCAGTTGCATCAAATGGTGCAGAACTGTCCgatgaagcgctacgatcgagtTGATATTGTGGGAATTTAGAATGGAATTGCACTC
This genomic window contains:
- the LOC131427410 gene encoding NADH dehydrogenase [ubiquinone] 1 beta subcomplex subunit 6 gives rise to the protein MTSPASQTGGATPMTITGRMVRERERLLNMTPEERMWRAQWLKDQQLSPNEPRFVPEYWRERINPIRRFYRAPLDLVQKGLTPVIGHNWAFAIRFWTGKIALAACSIYAGYYYFKYNQNDWTRKGGWRVISSRNAVFPGDEGFPNYPQRSSHSDYAARGFKESPI